One Ranitomeya variabilis isolate aRanVar5 chromosome 5, aRanVar5.hap1, whole genome shotgun sequence DNA window includes the following coding sequences:
- the PDIA3 gene encoding protein disulfide-isomerase A3 — translation MARSLLLSVLVLVAASTARASDVLDFTDDDFESSISQYPVILVEFFAPWCGHCKKLAPEYEEAATKLKGTVALAKVDCTANSNTCNKYGVSGYPTLKIFRNGEDSGSYDGPRSADGIISTMKKQAGPASVDLQSVEAFEKFISDTDASVVGFFRDLYGTTHSEFLKAANTLREKYRFAHTDEDELVDKYDSNGEGIVLFRPPRLANKFEDISVTFPADEKITSHKIKKFIQDHIFGICPHMNEDNRELIQGKDLLVAYYDVDYEKNPKGSNYWRNRVMMVAKKFLDAGHQLNFAVANRKSFAHEVTEFGLDASAGDVPVVGIKMAKGDKYVMQEEFSRDGKALERFLQSYFDGQLKKYMKSEPIPQNNDGPVKVIVAENFDEIVNDDSKDVLIEFYAPWCGHCKNLEPKYKELGEKLIDDPNIVIAKMDATANDVPSYYEVRGFPTIYFAPAGSKQSPKRYEGGREVSDFISYLKKEASNPPIVKDDEKPKKKKKEEL, via the exons ATGGCGCGCAGTCTCCTCCTCAGCGTCCTGGTCCTTGTGGCCGCCAGCACCGCCAGGGCCTCGGATGTCCTGGACTTCACAGACGACGACTTTGAGAGCAGCATCTCCCAGTATCCGGTCATCCTGGTGGAGTTCTTTGCTCCCTG GTGCGGCCACTGTAAGAAGCTTGCCCCGGAATATGAGGAAGCCGCCACAAAGCTGAAGGGAACTGTCGCGCTGGCTAAG GTTGACTGTACTGCAAACTCCAACACCTGCAACAAATATGGAGTCAGCGGCTACCCTACGCTTAAGATTTTCAGAAACGGTGAAGATTCTGGATCTTATGATGGTCCTCGGTCTGCTG ATGGCATTATCAGCACAATGAAGAAACAGGCCGGCCCTGCATCTGTCGATCTACAATCTGTCGAAGCTTTTGAGAAGTTCATTAGTGACACTGACGCATCTGTAGTTG GCTTCTTCCGGGATCTGTATGGCACCACTCATTCTGAATTTCTGAAAGCTGCCAATACATTAAGAGAGAAATACCGATTTGCGCACACTGATGAAGATGAGCTTGTGGATAAATATGATTCCAATGGAGA GGGTATCGTCTTATTCCGTCCACCTCGTCTTGCAAACAAGTTTGAAGACATCTCAGTCACATTCCCTGCCGATGAGAAGATCACTTCCCACAAAATAAAGAAGTTTATCCAGGATCACAT ctttgGTATCTGCCCTCACATGAATGAAGACAACAGAGAACTAATCCAAGGAAAGGATCTGCTGGTGGCCTATTATGACGTGGACTATGAGAAGAATCCCAAGGGCTCCAACTACTGGAGAAATAG AGTAATGATGGTGGCAAAGAAGTTCCTGGATGCTGGCCACCAACTCAATTTTGCTGTTGCCAACCGCAAATCCTTTGCCCATGAAGTGACTGAATTTGGTTTGGATGCCAGTGCTGGAGACGTTCCTGTTGTTGGAATTAAAATGGCCAAAGGAGATAAATATGTCATGCAGGAGGAGTTCTC CCGTGATGGAAAGGCACTGGAGCGCTTCCTGCAAAGCTACTTTGATGGTCAGCTGAAGAAATACATGAAGTCTGAACCTATTCCTCAAAACAATGATGGCCCAGTCAAG GTCATTGTAGCTGAAAACTTTGATGAAATAGTAAATGATGACAGCAAGGATGTTCTAATTGAGTTCTACGCTCCTTGGTGTGGACACTGCAAAAACCTGGAACCCAAGTACAAGGAACTAGGAGAAAAG CTTATCGATGATCCAAACATTGTTATCGCTAAGATGGATGCCACTGCTAATGATGTGCCTTCTTACTATGAAGTCAGAGG GTTTCCCACTATTTACTTTGCACCAGCTGGAAGTAAGCAAAGTCCAAAGAGATATGAG GGTGGCAGAGAGGTGAGTGACTTCATCAGCTACTTGAAGAAGGAGGCTTCAAATCCTCCAATAGTGAAAGATGACGAAAAGCccaaaaagaagaagaaagaagaattATAA